gATCATATATCACACGATGCCATATCCCGATATGGTCTTATCTGATAgcacatatcacaccgatgccatatccggaTATAGTCTTATACGGaagcacatatcacatttctcaaagccataacccagttatggtcttatacggaaatcacattTCACatgctgccatggtccaaccatggtcttttccgtcaattcgtcTTAGCCACTGAATGAAAGTACTCAAGTCCGTTGTTCTatttaatttgtacttttattcaaatatcatttacAATTATCACAAGATAATGACATTTTATATGCAATAATATACTAtatcattcatgaaattttcatttcaaaacattaaattacacattgcattattaaaaatcatatgaacttacctcgatataaaatattagcaatcgagcctattcctcgtaaactttatttttccctcgatcacgacttgaacctcgtttctcttgatctataatataaattatttctactcattagcatttatttgatttctatttcacttcacaatttatgctgtttaaatttaaaaatttcacttttaccccaaaatttacaatttttacaatttagtccctgctcaattcacccatcaattgaactaatttttttcttaattaacacttttattttatcattataaactaattcacaacctttgatattctaaatttcaacaccaacatctaatttacaactttttcacaattaggtcctaaataccattttctatcaaaatgacttaataaaacaaccttaatatgaaattagaacttaaatttcataataattcatcatatactGCCCTTACTCAGCcaaggtaacttccaatttcacccaccaaatcaaaaactaatgaattagatgattggacctaattgcaaaagttttaaaaatacaaaaaaataagaAAAGGGCAAGAAATAGACTCACATGCAGTGAAATTGTGCAAAACCAGCTTAAAAGCTCTCTCCCATGGCTGTCTGGCCGAAATTATGAGAAGAATGGCCTAGAAAtctctttcaatttcaatttatttgtttaattttgtgaaatttaccattttacccttagctcACCTGATTCCAGATTTTTTTTCTTGCTTATGCCGCCTCATCCATTCCCTTTTGGCTAATTTTCCTTTTAAGTCCTCTCtcatttaacacttgagctatttaatcattttatcaagttttgtacctttttcaatttagtcatttttaattaattgactatccaaacgttaaaattttctaacgaaactttaatactaacttatttacactccataaatatttttaaaaatatttatggctcgaatTATGCAttcgaggtcttgatacctcgttttagacccaatttacttattaaattcttttctctcttttttttttaacacaaaattcactaattcaaaattcttctaaattcacaattgactcataattattaatttattaaattttcaaacatgtcggatttagtgatctcaaatcactgttccgatattactgaaatttgggccgttacaCATAAACcatgtttattttattaatgaAATGCCCTTATGAGccgaaatatttaaaaaaaaaaatcaagctgAGAGGATACTTAAGTTTAAGGATGTAACTGAATTGTTTTGAAAGTTTAAGAATGTCTAATGGAATTAACCCAAAACAGTAGTAACCATTATCGTTGTATTGCAGGGGTGATTTCTGGTGCATTACTGTATATCCGCGAGGACTTTCATGAAGTTGATAGAAAAGCATGGCTACAAGTATGAAAAAAACTACTACTTTAATATACACAAATTGCCTATTTCGTTGTCCATTAACgcactaattatatatatatatacacattattaTGTGTTGATTTTTTTCAGGAAACCATCGTGAGCATGGCTGTCGCAGGTGCCATCATCGGAGCTGGATTCGGAGGGTGGATAAACGACAGGTTCGGGCGGAAAATATCGATTATGGTCGCCGATGTTTTTTTCTTTGTGGGTGCAATAGTGATGGCCCTGGCTCCGGCACCGTGGATGATTATCCTCGGACGGATCTTTGTGGGTTTCGGTGTGGGAATGGCTTCGATGACGGCACCACTTTATATCTCAGAAGCTTCGCCGGCTAGGATCCGAGGTGCACTGGTTAGTACCAATGGGTTGTTAATCACCGGAGGCCAGTTTCTATCTTACTGTATCAACCTGGCTTTCACTCACGTAAGTTTTAGGTTTAATTGTGGTTTTAGTCCTTTTGCTATGCTGAAATTCAGAATtataagaaattataatttaatttattcaaaattacattattatactttcaaaatttataatttaaatttaatcttttttaaatatttggttGTGACCTTGGTGACATGTAAATTTGTTATTATTTCAACATAGTTAATTAGGGTTTTCACCTAACCTTGACTTATGAccaaataatagtaaaaaaaattacACATCACTATTTTAATGACAACAACTTAGCGTTGGGGAAAAGCACTCAGTTTTCACCACTGTTTTTCATATGTTATTAAAAAGTTTAAAATGATAACattgaaatttgtaaattttatgaacaattatttaaaaaaaaaataggttTTAAGCATTTAGATGATTTGTAAATTTATTACTAATATGATAAAGTTTTGTTGGATGAATAGAATGAATAAGTAATAGTATCATATTATTTTATCATTGATTCAATATAATTGACTAAATTTTAAGTGATCTTAATTGTGTAATCAATTAACAATTCATCGTTACTTTAATAATAGCAGTCTAGAGTGTTATCAATTTGGACCTATTAATAACATTACGAAGGTAACAATgttaaattttgtgtttaatttgggTTTAGGACTAATTTGATGgaagttaattgctaatattattaggtttatatttttcatgattttgttaatagaataaatttagtttaattttgtatttaatttgTCAAAACAGTCTAATTGAGGTGATTTAATTCAAGATTTAgggttgatttgatgaaagttaattgctaatattattaactaattatgaattttcatcaaatcaactctaaaatcgaaattaaatatttaaaattaacattgTTATCTTCACATGCTAAAATGTATAACTTttatcaaatacatatattacattAAAAGAAGTCaagtttaaatattaaaatacgaattaaatctatttttttttatgtgtTTCAGGTTACAGGAACCTGGCGTTGGATGCTTGGAGTAGCTGGACTCCCCGCTGTGGTTCAATTTGTGTTGATGCTTTCACTTCCAGAGTCTCCTAGGTGGCTTTATAGAAAGGTTTAAGCAATTCTTTGCAATATTAGATCAGATTACTGTTGAAAGGAGGTTGACTTTTCGAGAAAAAATTGTGAAATGTCATCCATTCGAAGTTGATAGATTTGATATTGTCTTCTGGTGACGGTTTTGTCTCCCACCTTTATTGAGAGCTTAAGTGGTAATGTCCTATATATAATAGAGTCTAGATTTATATCCCACTAAGTGCgctaaaagtatcatggaggctTTTGTGTTGAGACTCGAATTGCATTCTACCTTctctaataaaaagaaaaaaaaaagacaagtTAGTCattgtacattagatcaaagagcaaactgatctttctgttaaaaaattattcatttctattgttaaaaactaaTTCGTGTATGTCAACTAAGGTACATGTGGCACGCCACATGTAACTGTCTTGTTATTCTGTCAGCAAACAGTATAAACGGATGAAACTTTAACAAAAATGATCAGTTTGCTTTTTGATCTATcatacagggactaatttgtttattttttaaatagaaGGCAAATTGCAATGACTGCTAATACAGAGGCCTTCATGATATCTTTACCCACTAAATGCAAACATTAGATTTCCTTAGTGGGTAAGACACTCTTGTATTGTGAAACTACCATCGAATCTTAGCAAAATCAGGAGACAAAACCCTACACTAAGAACAATATTGACCCGTTGAGAGATTTACCAGCTACAAACTTCTCCCAACAAAGTCGAACACCCTCAACGATTACATATCAATTTCCAATAATAACAATGATAATAGTTGTGATGTTTAGAGCAAGGTAGATGAGGCCAAATCCATCCTAGAAAGAATATACCCTGCAGAAGAACTTGAAGACGAAATGAATGCTCTAAAAATCTCAGTGGAAGCTGAAAAAGCTGATGAACATGCCCTTGGTGATAGTATGACACAAAAGCTAAAGGGAGCTTTCAAGAATGTCGTTGTCCGAAGGGGACTGTATGCCGGTGTGACAGTTCAAGTGGCTCAGCAATTTTCAGGCATCAATACCGTCATGTATTACAGCCCCACCATCGTTCAGTTCGCTGGTTTCGCTTCAAACAAGACTGCAATTGCCCTTTCTCTCATAACTTCCGGTCTCAATGCTGTTGGGTCTATTGTCAGCATGACTTTTGTCGATAGATACGGCAGGAGGAGAATGATGATCATTTCCATGATCGGCATAATCGCTTGCCTTGTGGTGTTAACCATTGTCTTCTCTCAAGCCGCCACCCATTCGCCGAATATCGACCACTTTGAATCGATGCACTTTGCTCTAAATGCTTCTTGTTCGAGTTATGTGAGAGCTAACGATCCAGCATCATGGAACTGCATGTCCTGTTTGAGAGCTGAATGTGGCTTTTGTGCTAATGGGGTAAACAAAGTAAGTATTATTATTGGGTTAATTTCACCATACATCCCAAACTATCTCACGTATTTTAAATTGATCCTGAAACTTTATCCGTTGTTATAGTATACTCCCGGAGCATGCTTGGCATTGAGCAAAGACATAAAGGATTCATGTCGTGAGAAACACCGTACTTGGTACAAAGATGGTTGTCCAAGCCGATTCGGGTTCCTGGCAGTGGTGTTCCTAGGACTTTACATCATATCATACTCCCCCGGAATGGGAACAGTGCCATGGATCGTGAACTCTGAGATTTACCCCTTGAGATACAGAGGTATTGGAGGAGGGATAGCTGCAGTTGCAAACTGGGTATCTAATCTAATTGTTAGCCAGACATTCTTAACCCTCACCAAAGCTCTTGGCTCTGCCGGGACCTTCCTCTTGTTTGCTGTATTTTGTGGAATCGGACTCATTTGCATCTTCTGGTTCGTGCCTGAAACCAAAGGACTGCAGTTCGAGGAGGTGGAGAAGCTGCTTCAGGCCGGTTTCTGGCCTGAAGCATTTAGGAAAAGCTCAGAGGAGACTAAGGTAGATAAGGGTAAAGGTAAGGCTAAGGCTGAGGCCGATACCAAAGACCAAGCCCGAGCCTAGTTCCTAACTCCTACCTATCATTCATCCCATTGCTGACAATAACTTTTCTCATTGGTATCCTTGTAATGCAATTACAATCTTATTGATGAATAAAAAGTATTGGCCAGTTCAATTACAACCATTTTCCTCCAACCAAACATTTCTTGGTTTTAAATTTACTACTTCGATTGCATGTATCAATATATGCGTTTGTATGATGGTGTTGAACCTGTTGATGAGCATTTTTAGGCAAATGGTGATGGTTCCCTGAATTTCTTTTTCATATTAATCCCTAAACTTGACAACTTTTCCCAGTTTTAGTTCCGGGCACTCTTAAGATTATGCAGTGTCATCACTGAAAATTTTATGTGATGACATGGCACAATCTCAAAGTGTTACACTGTTACATGGGCCAAATGTGGGAAAAGTTTACCAAATTCCAAGACTAATGTAAAACAAAAAAAAGGTTTAGGGATTAAGTTGGGAAAAATTATCAAGTTCAGGGACTTAAATGTTGCTTTATCCCCAACTACTTCTACACCAAATAAGAGCACAGATCAATGGCCTTACCATTGCACAAAAATAACATGCATCCACCTATAGCATATCAACATACTCCCCATATCCAATATGTAGGAAACAAACAATCATTACTCAATAACCCAAGGATCAAAGCTCTTATTGATTAACGTCAATGATCAATGAAAACAACTGTTTGTTCTTTTAACTATGAGCAGATAAATAGAGTGTGCTACACATGCATCACGCATAATGCAGTAATAACACAATggattactaattaatttagctTTAATTTTTGTCATGTACCGTACATGTTCATTTTGACTATATAGATATAACAGATTATATAAAATGTCATCATTCCCAAGTGAGTAGTGGGAGAGCAGTGATTGGTACTAGTTGATATATGGGAGAATGTAATGGATAATCCACACCTAGTCCTAGGACAAGGGGGATGGTGGGCCATATCTAAACCATGGACACTTGCATGGCCCGGGCCTAATGCATATGCCCCCCCCCCCCTTTTATTTTAACCAGCTTCTTAACC
The Gossypium arboreum isolate Shixiya-1 chromosome 10, ASM2569848v2, whole genome shotgun sequence genome window above contains:
- the LOC108458517 gene encoding inositol transporter 4-like, which gives rise to MVEGGISKPDKTEFTECWKTTWKTPYIMRLALSAGIGGLLFGYDTGVISGALLYIREDFHEVDRKAWLQETIVSMAVAGAIIGAGFGGWINDRFGRKISIMVADVFFFVGAIVMALAPAPWMIILGRIFVGFGVGMASMTAPLYISEASPARIRGALVSTNGLLITGGQFLSYCINLAFTHVTGTWRWMLGVAGLPAVVQFVLMLSLPESPRWLYRKSKVDEAKSILERIYPAEELEDEMNALKISVEAEKADEHALGDSMTQKLKGAFKNVVVRRGLYAGVTVQVAQQFSGINTVMYYSPTIVQFAGFASNKTAIALSLITSGLNAVGSIVSMTFVDRYGRRRMMIISMIGIIACLVVLTIVFSQAATHSPNIDHFESMHFALNASCSSYVRANDPASWNCMSCLRAECGFCANGVNKYTPGACLALSKDIKDSCREKHRTWYKDGCPSRFGFLAVVFLGLYIISYSPGMGTVPWIVNSEIYPLRYRGIGGGIAAVANWVSNLIVSQTFLTLTKALGSAGTFLLFAVFCGIGLICIFWFVPETKGLQFEEVEKLLQAGFWPEAFRKSSEETKVDKGKGKAKAEADTKDQARA